Genomic segment of Paenibacillus polymyxa:
TGTTTGCTATACTGACTTATACCTTTGCTTATAGTACAATAAAAAAATGAATAAAGTTGGAGTTGATTAATTTGAGCACATATACTGGTTTATCTTTGTTCTCTGGTGCAGGCGGAATGGATGTTGGTTTCAAAAAAGCAGGAGTAAATATCGTCTGGTCAAATGAACTAGATAAAGATGCCTGCAACACTTATGAAGCCAATCATCCTGAGTCCACCCTGTTCAGAGGTGATATCCGTAATGCTTTTAATGAGTTAGAGGCATATAAAGGAACGGATATTATTTTTGGAGGACCTCCATGTCAGGGCTTTTCTGTCGCAGGAAAGATGGACCCGAATGATGAACGAAGTACTCTAATTTGGACTTATCTTGATGTAGTCCGGATTATTAAACCTAAAGCTTTTGTACTTGAGAATGTGAGTGCATTAGCTAAGCTAGAAAAATGGAAAGATGTAAGGACGAAAATGTTTCAAATTGCAAATGAAATGGGCTATAGTTGTTATCCGTTTCTGCTTAATTCTTCAAATTACGGTGTTCCACAAAAAAGAGAGCGTGTTTTTTTCATCGGTTTATTGAATAAGGATATTGACGTAGAAAAGATGTTGAAAAGAATTAATGTTCAAGAGAAGCCCATTAAGACAATTAGAGAAACCATATCACATCTAGGACCAGCAGGGTCACCAAATAACCCACATACTTGTGAAGCACGTATTACCCTTGCTTCAAACCCAGTTTTGAGAAAGTCTCCATACGCAGGTATGATTTTCAATGGAATGGGAAGACCATTAGACATAGAAGGTATCGCTAATACACTTCCTGCTTCGATGGGAGGAAATAAAACCCCTATCATTGATGAAGCACTTTTGTATCATTCTGCTAGTGATAACTGGATTGTAGACTATCACAGCAAATTAATGGAAGGCATAATGCCAGAGTTCACAGATGCGCCTTCTAGATTAAGAAGAATTACGCTTAAGGAAGCAGCGTTGATACAAACATTCCCAGAAGATTATATCTTTAAAGGAAGTAAATCCGCTGTATATCGTCAGATTGGAAATGCAGTACCTTGTCTTTTAGCTCAAGCAGTTGCGTCTGCAGTTATTGATGAACTTGATAGCAAACCCATAGATTTTAACTTATCTGGACAAATATCAATTGATTCATACCTTCAAAAGTCCCAGAAAAATTTAGAAGAATATATTTCCATATAGTCTATTATACCTGATTTCGTTACTTAAACAAGAGTCGTCAAAGAAGCTTCATTCAGTAGTTGTGCTTAATACGCATTATATCTTGAGTTGGTCGAAAGCGATGAGAACCGATTTGATATTTTAAAATTGGTCCTCATCGCCTTTTTTTTATAATTCTTTACCTCTGTCAATAGACTAGATACATAAAACTGAGGAATCACGAAGTGGATCAGTGTATGTTCGTATTGTTGCGTGGAAACCAACGATTCTGAGCGTGTACAGGCCTATTAGGCTTGCTAGGTCAAGCCAGACCCGATCTGTTGGGATATACGTAATATCGGTTATATAGACTTAGTTTGCCGTTCGTGGCAAAGGTTTGATTCAAAACATTCTCGGCTACAGGCAGATCATGTTTGGAGGTTGTCGTTGTCTTGTATTTGCATATACCTCAATTTTGAATGCATTTATTATCGTATTATCGATATCCTGTATCCAGTATTTAGTATAACTCCAAACTTAACTCTTGTAATGCGAACGTATATTCCATATAATTAGATACGAACGTTTGTTTCTGTTTATGACTTAGATACAAAATCCATCAGTATGGAACGTTCACTACCATATCACACAAACTACTAAACAGGAGGCCAAAATTTGTCCAGCAATCCAACGAGCAATCAATACCAAATCAAACTATTCCACTTTAACGAGATCACTCATGTAGGCGACCAACTTTGTGCGCCACAATCCAGCACTCGTACCATCACCGTATCGAACAGTATCTACCTCGATCAACTCCAACGAGTCGTAGCAGAACACGATCCTTCCACCGATGTTACCGATGTTATCTTTATGCTCAAATCTGACCAAATTGACGTAGACGATCCATCTCAACTTGCTCTGTTTGAACGTATGTTACGAGAGGGCATCTACTATAATGGAGAGGGATATGTCCGTTCGATCAAGTCACCTGCGATGGGACGTACTCAGAGGACAGAATTTATCCAAGAAAAGTATGTTGCTGATCTGCACAAACACATTACACTCGGCAAGATGCCACCACTCACCAATATCCATAAGTAGGAAGCAGCATTGGGTGTGAGTCGTTCGGCAGCACAGCCAGTACCGTACATTCCACGTATTGTCGTGATTCCAGATTATGAAAAGGATGAAATCATTGAAGATGTGTGGAAAGTGGAAAAATGTGCTGAGGACCCCAAGCAACAGAAGTTGGTATTCGATGAAAAGGCGAAGCAACGTGAATATTTCAAAGCGAAGAAAGAATTGAAGCCATCAAAGGAACAATTACATAAATTAGAACGTATACCGAATAAAACGATCTCGTGGAATGGCCGCACAAAGTCTGTTCCTGATCAAAATGAATATAAAACTTTCAATGGATGGAATAAACAGAATCGTCGCGTGAAGCTAGAAGCAATTCCTTTTCCTGCTCGTTCAGTTATGTATGATGACGAACTATATCCTTGTTATTCCATCGAGCAAACGGAAGAAATACCAATCATAGCAATCAATGAAGAGTCCATCGGATTCAAGCGAGTGGAGTATCCACAGTATGAAAATAAGAATGTTCAATTTTTCGATGGTCAAGGTTTAATGAGCTTTCAGTTTGCAGAGCGTATTGGACAACATCTGAACCTATCCTATTCACCCAATGCAGTTCAGGGTAGACTTCCATATATCAAGGGTAACTTTATCCGTTTTGATCTGATGAAATGGTTCAAGGAAAACAACGTGACCGAGATAAAGGATGTTTTTGGTGAATTACAGCCTGTCATCGACAAAGAGGGTCGTCCTATTGATCTCATCCTCACCAAGTCCTGTTTTAAAGCATGGCATCAATACAATGAGGAACAAGCTAAGCCTAAATGTTTGTTTGAAAATATAGCGGAATATGAAGAATTACTGAAAGTACATAATCATAATCACTTTTGGGTCGCCAATTATGCGAAGCCAGCATACCAGATGAACGCCTACACACCACTGACATACCAATATATTCACGCGTTGAATCTTACACTGAACGATTTATATCAATTAGCTACGCCTCTAATGGATGTCATCAAACGAGTATTACATGGACAAAAAAATGACACCCATGGAAAGTGGCTTCGAGATATTGCGTACACGAAAGCGTTCCTACATATGCTAGTCCAAGAAGATGATGAATCTAAAGATGTAGACGAGGAATCCGACGAACAGGAAGATGAAATAGAACGAGGTCAGAAGAAGCAATTTATAAATGAAATCATCCAAGCCATTGATTTGAATGAACTGATGCTGTATGACGGAAACGTCCGCAAATTCATCGTGAAGCAAGCCATGCTGAAAGTACAGGATATGTTGAAAGGTCGTATTCCGATCCGTGGCTGCTACTTTTATCTGACAAACGATCCGATTGCATTCATGGAGCATGCCAGCGCAATTCCAGTAAAAGGTGTGCTAAAGAAGAACCAGGCTTTTATGAATCGGAAACGTGGAATGCATGCGCTATTCCGTTCACCGTTAACGATATTTAATGAAGTTGGCAAGCTATATTTTGTACACGTACATAACCGATATATGCGTCATTTAGACAATGTAATTGTGCTGAACTGTTGTGATTTAACACTGGCAAGGCTCGGACTAGGAGATGTGGACGGGGACACGGCTCTCTGTACGAATGATCCGACCATACTCTCAGCAGTGATCGACGCGCCTACGACCATCAATGAAGATGATAAAAAAGTAGCTGCTCCTGTACCGAATAATATGGATAGTATCATCAAGATGGAATTGAAGAGTCTACATAACCTGACGGGTAGATGTACGAATGTGAATACGTATTTTCAGAATCTGGCTTTGGAGGAAGGGAGCCTTCAAGCACGGGTTTTGGAAAACTCAGTTTTAAAATTTCTCCAAGGCCAAATCATTGATGCAACCAAAAATGGACTGGAAGTTGAAATTCCATATGTGCTGGATCGTCTGGCTATCCAGATGCCGTATTTCTTTCGTTTCGTGAATGGTGGTAAAGCGGAGGATTATCAGCACTCGACGAAATCGCCGTTTAATCAATTTTGCATTGTGGCAGAAAAGTATATAGATGAAACGTTTAACATGAAAGATGGCAAATTGGATCAGTCCATTTTCAGCATCGAGAGTACGAGACAATTATTACAGGATATGAGCAAGGTAAGCCAGCCCAAGTTTCTGAGCTATCTAGCCCACATTGAACCGCTGTATACAGAATACAACGAGCAGAAAAATAAAATTAATCATCGCCAAAAGGAATTTAATGAACTGAAAAAATGGGAACGTGATAATGATACTCGGAAAGCGATCAGTGCTGAATACGCCAAGTTAAGAGAGAAGTACAAGGCTCAGTGTGAGGAGATCTGTCCGTACCCTTCGATACTTGCCAGTGTAGCTGTGGAGATCGCTTATCAAAATTATGGAACGTACTCCTTTGCATGGTTGTTTGTAGATGGACTACTGGAAAATCTAAAGCAGCATGAAAATGTCATAAAGGGGGAAGTACGAAAGGTGAAACGGCTAACGAATCGAAATGTGGAAGCTAAGGAGCTTACCGTTCAAGCTGGCATTGCTACAATAGATAATGTGGAGTTTCTATTGAATGTGCCAGACGGTGTGTATTCATTATTTGAAATCATGGGACAATTCTTTATTGGATATGAAGCTGAAAGGGAAAGCGTAGTACAAACCAGTCATACGCCTTTTATGCTGGACGAGAAAAGTACAAGACGAATATTGAGGAATTATCTGCTTGGCTTCAGTACATTGAAAAAGTCTCAGGAAGAATCGCAGTTGGTAGCTGACCAGGTATTAGGCAAGAAATTACAGATTCAGGTGGTCGAGTATGGATATGTTCATATTGTAGATGAGCATGGGGAAAGGAAATGTATAATTCCGCGAGATCAGGCCATTCGCCGAGAGGAAGGGTTATCCTTACTGGATTTTGGCGGAGCGACAATTGAATTTATCAGGATTGAAAAAGTAACGAAATCAAGCTTTATCAAATAAAACTAAATCATAGGTCTGTCATGATCTGGCGCCTGTTAACACGGGCGCTTGGGTGACACCTGATATAGGTGCGATCCCACAATGACAGGAGTGAACCTAAATGAACTATTTCTATTGTTATGATATTCATTTGTTTAATTATCTGACGAGTAAGGGGTTCTCGTTTATAACGAAGGCACGACACTATAAGACGAATGTTTTATTTTCCATGTATCTGAAAACGCCAGAACTATCTGTAGCCATTGATGAATGGGAAGCAACAAATCATTAAAATGTAAATGTTAGAAATGATGTGAGGAGCATTTTATGAGAATTGATGATTATAAGCCAAAGCAAAATGTAACTGAGAAGATAAACGGGGAGGAAGCTGAATGGAAATATGGAGATATCGTTTTAATCAGTAGTGGCACGGCATCGGGCAAATCCTTCTTTATCCGAAACAAGCTGGAAGAATTAGCGGATCAGCAAAATGTGAACATACTTTTATTAGTCAATCGAAGGAATTTGTATGATCAGAATAAGGAAGCTATCGAGGATACCTCAAGAATCAAAGTTGAATTATACCAAACGATTGAAAATCGGCTAGACAATGATGAAGAGTACGATTTTTCTCCCTATACATACATTGTGTGTGATGAGTCGCATTACTTTACTACGGACAGTGGATTTAATGATAATTCCGATGATTCTCTTCAAGCTATTCTCGGATTACAATCTCAAATTAGGATTTTTATGTCCGCAACAGGTCATGTGTTATTCTCTTACATCAAGAATCAATACAGACGTAAGCTCAAACAAAAAGGTAATAAAATATGGACGTACTCCATTCCAATTAAATTTAATCAAATTGCATCGTTATCCTTCTACACAGACTTTTATGCAGTAGAAAAACTAATTGAGCACAAATTCAATAAAGCTGACGATAAAATTATATATTTTGCAGACACGATCCAAAAGGCTTTTGAGCTTTACCAGAAGTATGACGATTCATTATTCGTATGCAGTAAAAGCAGCAGCAAAAACAGAAAGTATCTCAAACATGTAGATGATGATCAAGTGGAGTCCATGGTCAAGCAAAATAGGTTTGACTGTAAATATTTATTCACCACTACGGTACTTGATAATGGTTTTGATTTGAAGGATGAGCAAATTAAATTAATTGTATGCGATATATTTGACGTGGATACGATGCTACAGTGTATTGGGCGAAAGAGATTCAAGAATGACCAGGATAAGGTTCATGTGGTGTTGCTGAATCGAAATAATCGAAATTTGAATAATTACTTGAATTCAGTCCAGATGAAACTGGATGAAGCAGACGCTTTTATACATGGTGGAGTTGAAGAATGGAAAAAGCTAGTGGGTAAATTTTCGAGGAAATCCAATCACATCATTAAAGACAACGCAATAAGTGATGGAAAATATAAATCGAAGAAGACAGTGTCCAGAGTTAAATATCTTCAAGCTGTAGCTACGAGAGATCGGCTTAAAGCAATGCTGGATCAGAACAGAGAAACCAATAATTTCAGGGAAGAAAGTGGAGGGAAAAAGGAAAGCGATGCCTATATGATGTACATTTCGAACTTATTACATAAAAATAAAATCACGTTGATTGAGAAACGATTTGAGCAAGAAGAATTATGTAGCTATTTAGACACGATAGTCGGTAAAAGAATATACAAAGAGGGTCAAAAACAAGTCATAGAAAAATTTGATATCAAGGATTATCGAGGTAGATTACAAAAGGATATTAGCCAATTACAATCCTACCTCCAATCGAATCAATTAAAATATGCGATTGGTAGTTTTCCAGATAACCGAAAAAAGTTAGAAGATGGAAGCAACAACCCCCATAAAGGGAAGCGATATTGGTTAGTCAGCAAATTTAACGAATAGTCGGTTGCAACAAAAAAATCGAATTTTTCTTCATTTGGATATTGCCAAAAAGATAGCATATATAAGGATTTTTTTAATCTTGGACCGCAAATTGTGGAGTAATGCTATATATATACATATATCCATGATTTGCTGTCCAGATGATAAAAAAGTCAATGGAATCAACCGTTTTATGAAATGTAAAAAAGCAAAAAAATGAGACAAACCAAAATTGAGCCGCAAAAGGGTGAATTGCCGAAGGCAAGAGGGAAAACGGCGGCAGGTCGATGAATACCGATTACGAAGCGTAGCGAAGTGGTTTTTATCGAGATGGTGAGAGAGTTTCCCTTTATGTGGGTACAAACGTTAAGATCAAAAGAAACCGTCAACAAAAATTTGTAAACAAATTATTTCTTTCCGTAGCCATCCAACATCGTTGGCTGTCTTCATTTTATTTTTTGAACATGATAGATTGACGTGACCCTACTTTTGTATATATAGGGGAAACTGAGGTCAGTCCATTGATATAGCCTAAACTTAGAAAGAATGAAATGGAGAAATGGTCTTTACCTCATGTCTAAGACATCTATTCATTTGTAGTCAGGCTGCTTATTTTAAAATTTTCGTTTTACAGATTGAAATTAATCTTGTTGAATGTACGTTTATATTTGCAAAATTTTAAAATTGAAAAAGCTGGGCTTACAAAGTTTGAGATGTGTCACGTGACACAATGAGCAAATTTACAACTACAAATTAGATACACGGGAACTCTGGCTATTGGCTAGGGTTTCTTTTTCATTTAGAGAGGAGTAACAAGAATGCTATTAATGTTGCAAGCAATAATCGTAGAAATATCACGATTTATTACTGTAGTTGGTGTGTTTTTCACTTGGATGTGGATTGCAGCCTTTTTAAAAGCGGGTTTAGAAAAGGGGATCAAGTGGATTGGAAATCAAATTCGTAAACGTAGAAACGTTAAATCCGTACATAAAAAAACGCCAGAAATAATGAGAAAGCTGTAGACATAAAGGAGCAAGTGATATAAATGAAATGGATGAAATTGAAGATCGATCAACTGGTACATGCCGAATATAATCCAAGGAAGGATTTAAAAGCGGGTGATCCAGAGTTTGAAAAGATCAGGAATAGTGTAATGGAATTCGGTTATTGTGAACCGATTATTTGTAATAGTGATTATACCATTGTAGGAGGCCACCAACGTGCCAAAGTGTTAAAGGCACTCGGATACGCTGAAG
This window contains:
- a CDS encoding DNA cytosine methyltransferase, whose protein sequence is MSTYTGLSLFSGAGGMDVGFKKAGVNIVWSNELDKDACNTYEANHPESTLFRGDIRNAFNELEAYKGTDIIFGGPPCQGFSVAGKMDPNDERSTLIWTYLDVVRIIKPKAFVLENVSALAKLEKWKDVRTKMFQIANEMGYSCYPFLLNSSNYGVPQKRERVFFIGLLNKDIDVEKMLKRINVQEKPIKTIRETISHLGPAGSPNNPHTCEARITLASNPVLRKSPYAGMIFNGMGRPLDIEGIANTLPASMGGNKTPIIDEALLYHSASDNWIVDYHSKLMEGIMPEFTDAPSRLRRITLKEAALIQTFPEDYIFKGSKSAVYRQIGNAVPCLLAQAVASAVIDELDSKPIDFNLSGQISIDSYLQKSQKNLEEYISI
- a CDS encoding DNA/RNA helicase, which codes for MRIDDYKPKQNVTEKINGEEAEWKYGDIVLISSGTASGKSFFIRNKLEELADQQNVNILLLVNRRNLYDQNKEAIEDTSRIKVELYQTIENRLDNDEEYDFSPYTYIVCDESHYFTTDSGFNDNSDDSLQAILGLQSQIRIFMSATGHVLFSYIKNQYRRKLKQKGNKIWTYSIPIKFNQIASLSFYTDFYAVEKLIEHKFNKADDKIIYFADTIQKAFELYQKYDDSLFVCSKSSSKNRKYLKHVDDDQVESMVKQNRFDCKYLFTTTVLDNGFDLKDEQIKLIVCDIFDVDTMLQCIGRKRFKNDQDKVHVVLLNRNNRNLNNYLNSVQMKLDEADAFIHGGVEEWKKLVGKFSRKSNHIIKDNAISDGKYKSKKTVSRVKYLQAVATRDRLKAMLDQNRETNNFREESGGKKESDAYMMYISNLLHKNKITLIEKRFEQEELCSYLDTIVGKRIYKEGQKQVIEKFDIKDYRGRLQKDISQLQSYLQSNQLKYAIGSFPDNRKKLEDGSNNPHKGKRYWLVSKFNE
- a CDS encoding RNA dependent RNA polymerase, which gives rise to MSRSAAQPVPYIPRIVVIPDYEKDEIIEDVWKVEKCAEDPKQQKLVFDEKAKQREYFKAKKELKPSKEQLHKLERIPNKTISWNGRTKSVPDQNEYKTFNGWNKQNRRVKLEAIPFPARSVMYDDELYPCYSIEQTEEIPIIAINEESIGFKRVEYPQYENKNVQFFDGQGLMSFQFAERIGQHLNLSYSPNAVQGRLPYIKGNFIRFDLMKWFKENNVTEIKDVFGELQPVIDKEGRPIDLILTKSCFKAWHQYNEEQAKPKCLFENIAEYEELLKVHNHNHFWVANYAKPAYQMNAYTPLTYQYIHALNLTLNDLYQLATPLMDVIKRVLHGQKNDTHGKWLRDIAYTKAFLHMLVQEDDESKDVDEESDEQEDEIERGQKKQFINEIIQAIDLNELMLYDGNVRKFIVKQAMLKVQDMLKGRIPIRGCYFYLTNDPIAFMEHASAIPVKGVLKKNQAFMNRKRGMHALFRSPLTIFNEVGKLYFVHVHNRYMRHLDNVIVLNCCDLTLARLGLGDVDGDTALCTNDPTILSAVIDAPTTINEDDKKVAAPVPNNMDSIIKMELKSLHNLTGRCTNVNTYFQNLALEEGSLQARVLENSVLKFLQGQIIDATKNGLEVEIPYVLDRLAIQMPYFFRFVNGGKAEDYQHSTKSPFNQFCIVAEKYIDETFNMKDGKLDQSIFSIESTRQLLQDMSKVSQPKFLSYLAHIEPLYTEYNEQKNKINHRQKEFNELKKWERDNDTRKAISAEYAKLREKYKAQCEEICPYPSILASVAVEIAYQNYGTYSFAWLFVDGLLENLKQHENVIKGEVRKVKRLTNRNVEAKELTVQAGIATIDNVEFLLNVPDGVYSLFEIMGQFFIGYEAERESVVQTSHTPFMLDEKSTRRILRNYLLGFSTLKKSQEESQLVADQVLGKKLQIQVVEYGYVHIVDEHGERKCIIPRDQAIRREEGLSLLDFGGATIEFIRIEKVTKSSFIK